The genomic stretch CTGGGATGCTATCTTTTCGTAAAGGACTAGAGGATATGATCAAAGTATCCCGCTTACTTTAGGATCCCTTCCACATTCACAAGACCGTAGAGAGGCTAACTTTTTGGTCCCATACAGCGCCCCGGTCGAGAATCAATCGGGGTTATTAGGTCCCATCGAGCAACCCAACCTTTGTCATCAACGCCATCTCTAGATAATCGGGATTGGACTGTTTAGCAATAATATCAAAGGCCCCACCGGTCACTTAGCCCTTTATCCCCATCATTCATCTTCCGTGCCCAATCGGACGACGAAGGCCGCGCCACCGTCGGGGACGTTTTCGGCCCAGATCGACCCGCCGTGAGCCTCGACGATGCCTTGACAGATCGAAAGCCCCAAGCCCGTCCCCTTCCCCTCGTCCTTTGTTGTGAAGAAGGGGTCGAATAAATTCTTCAAGTCCTCAGTGGCGATGCCCTCGCCTGTATCTTCGACCCGAAGCTCAATAAACATCTGCCCATTGGTCTGGACCGCCTTGGTGGTGAGTGAGAGGCGGCCCCCGTCTGGCATGGCGTCCTTCGCGTTGGTTAGCAGATTGAGGACCACCTGCTGGAGCTGGTCCTGGTCGACTAAGCCCCGTGGCAGTTCATCTGAGAGCTTCGACTCCACTTCAATGTTTTGTATTCGTAGACCGTGTTCGACGAGGCTGAGAGTGCGCTTAATCGATTCGTTGAAATCGATAAGGCGGCGCTCGGGCTCTCGCTGGCGGGAGAAGGAGAGGAGGTCGCGGGTGATCTTCGCAATCCGGTTGGCATGCTTCTCCATGATTCGCAGGCGTCGAGTAACCTCCGGGGGAGTGTCGGGATTGCCGATCAACGTGTAGAGACGCAGAATGATGACGTTCAGGGGGTTCAGTATTTCGTGAGAGACGCCGGCGGTCAGCAGACCCACAGAGGCCATCTTCTCTGCGCGGACGAGCTGCTCCTCCGACCTCTTGCGCTCACGGAGATCCTTGCTGAAACCCACGGCCCCAACCTCTTGGCCCTCCTCATCGTAGAGAATGGACGCCGAAATCAACACCGGGATGCGGGTCTCGTCCTTCGCACGGAAGGTGGTCTCGAAAGCCGAGACCGTACCGCCCCCCTCGCGCATCCGGCGCATCACCTCTTTCGCATCCTCCTCGCTCTCGTAGAGCACCGGACCTTTTCTGCCGATGACCTCCTCACGCCGATAGCCCGTGAGGGCCTCGGCGCCCTTGTTGAAGAGCACAACCTTTCCTGCCTTATCGGTCTTAACGATTGCGTCTGTGGAACTCTCGATGAGTCTTTCGAGATTTTGCTTGGCCTGAACCAGCTCTTTTTGGGATTTATTAAGGTTGTCCTCGGTCTTGGCCATTATAAACGCCATTAGAATAATTCCCACCATCAGGGCAAAACCTACAACAAAGAGGAA from Nitrospinota bacterium encodes the following:
- a CDS encoding PAS domain S-box protein, with protein sequence MAFIMAKTEDNLNKSQKELVQAKQNLERLIESSTDAIVKTDKAGKVVLFNKGAEALTGYRREEVIGRKGPVLYESEEDAKEVMRRMREGGGTVSAFETTFRAKDETRIPVLISASILYDEEGQEVGAVGFSKDLRERKRSEEQLVRAEKMASVGLLTAGVSHEILNPLNVIILRLYTLIGNPDTPPEVTRRLRIMEKHANRIAKITRDLLSFSRQREPERRLIDFNESIKRTLSLVEHGLRIQNIEVESKLSDELPRGLVDQDQLQQVVLNLLTNAKDAMPDGGRLSLTTKAVQTNGQMFIELRVEDTGEGIATEDLKNLFDPFFTTKDEGKGTGLGLSICQGIVEAHGGSIWAENVPDGGAAFVVRLGTEDE